The following are encoded in a window of Paenibacillus polymyxa genomic DNA:
- a CDS encoding GntR family transcriptional regulator, translating to MMVESEFLYPSKWLLKASAGDRVTSELRMRIISGGIESGTILSENKLAADFTVSRSPIREALKILASENIIRLERMGAVVIGLSEKEIEEIYDVRLLIESFVFERLVKMDTNDLTKELSKILEMMKVAVKYNDADEFSYQDVLFHETIIRAVNHSHILMIWNNLKPVMESLILLSMRMRFTEKYEDFTRIINNHELYIEAIKVKDRDLMIKSLHENFDDVQGKVEDLWMSQQMLSKGVVQQND from the coding sequence ATGATGGTCGAATCAGAATTCCTATATCCCTCCAAATGGCTTTTAAAAGCCTCAGCTGGTGATCGCGTAACATCCGAGCTTAGAATGCGCATTATTTCTGGCGGGATTGAAAGCGGTACCATATTATCTGAAAATAAACTAGCTGCTGATTTCACTGTAAGTCGCTCACCCATTCGTGAAGCGTTAAAAATACTGGCATCCGAAAATATCATTCGATTAGAAAGAATGGGAGCCGTTGTTATTGGCCTATCAGAAAAAGAAATAGAAGAAATTTATGATGTCCGTCTGCTCATAGAATCCTTCGTATTTGAACGTCTTGTAAAGATGGACACTAATGATTTGACGAAGGAACTTAGTAAAATACTCGAAATGATGAAAGTTGCCGTCAAATATAATGATGCTGATGAGTTTTCATATCAAGATGTCTTGTTCCATGAAACGATTATTCGTGCAGTCAATCATTCACATATTCTGATGATCTGGAATAATTTAAAGCCTGTTATGGAAAGTCTCATTCTTTTGTCGATGCGTATGCGTTTCACTGAAAAGTATGAAGATTTTACACGGATTATAAACAATCACGAACTTTATATTGAAGCAATCAAAGTAAAAGATAGAGACCTCATGATCAAGTCTTTACATGAAAACTTTGATGATGTTCAAGGTAAAGTAGAAGACCTATGGATGTCACAACAAATGCTATCTAAAGGAGTCGTGCAACAAAATGACTAA
- the gntK gene encoding gluconokinase codes for MTNYMLGIDIGTTSTKAVLFSKKGEVIQQENIGYPLYTPDIATAEQNPEEIFQAVLQATSNIMKHHSQKKLSFVSFSSAMHSVIAMDENDRPLTSCITWADNRSEAWAHKIKDELNGHEVYKRTGTPIHPMSPLTKIAWIVNDLPETAVKVKKYIGIKEYIFKKFFDQYVVDYSLASAMGMMNLEKLDWDEEALKIAGITPSQLSELVPTTRIFTNCNSDLAKKMGIDPQTSFVIGASDGVLSNLGVNAIRKGEVAVTIGTSGAIRTIIDKPQTDEKGRIFCYALTEKHWVIGGPVNNGGMVLRWIRDELASSEVETAKRLGIDPYDVLTKIAERVRPGSDGLLFHPYLAGERAPLWNPDVRGSFFGLTMSHKKEHMIRAALEGVIYNLYTVFLALTECMDGPVTRIQATGGFARSDVWRQMMSDIFSSEVVVPESYESSCLGACILGLYATGQIQSFEVVSEMIGSTNKHTPKEEATKEYRKLLPIFINLSRVLEDDYTRISNYQRSLIKH; via the coding sequence ATGACTAACTATATGTTAGGTATAGATATCGGAACCACAAGTACGAAAGCCGTTCTATTTAGCAAAAAAGGCGAAGTCATCCAACAAGAGAATATTGGATACCCGCTTTATACACCGGATATAGCGACAGCTGAACAAAACCCAGAAGAGATTTTTCAGGCTGTCCTGCAAGCCACTTCGAATATCATGAAACATCACTCACAAAAAAAGCTATCGTTTGTTTCATTTAGCAGTGCCATGCATAGTGTCATTGCGATGGATGAAAATGACCGCCCACTGACGTCTTGTATCACTTGGGCAGATAATCGAAGTGAAGCATGGGCACATAAAATAAAAGATGAGCTGAATGGCCATGAAGTCTATAAACGAACAGGAACACCCATTCACCCCATGTCACCCTTAACGAAAATAGCCTGGATTGTGAATGACCTTCCTGAAACCGCTGTCAAGGTTAAAAAGTATATCGGAATTAAAGAATATATTTTTAAAAAGTTCTTTGATCAATATGTAGTGGATTATTCCCTAGCTTCTGCCATGGGTATGATGAATCTAGAAAAATTAGATTGGGATGAAGAGGCATTAAAAATTGCTGGTATAACCCCTTCTCAATTATCTGAGCTTGTGCCAACAACCAGGATATTTACCAACTGTAATTCAGATTTAGCAAAAAAGATGGGGATCGATCCACAAACATCGTTTGTCATTGGAGCTAGCGATGGAGTCCTTTCTAATCTAGGTGTAAATGCGATACGAAAAGGCGAAGTTGCCGTCACAATCGGGACAAGCGGTGCCATTCGAACCATTATAGACAAGCCTCAAACAGACGAAAAGGGAAGAATATTTTGTTATGCCTTAACAGAAAAGCACTGGGTTATTGGGGGGCCGGTGAACAATGGCGGGATGGTCCTTCGCTGGATCCGTGACGAACTTGCCTCATCAGAAGTAGAAACAGCGAAAAGACTAGGAATTGATCCATATGATGTACTAACCAAGATTGCTGAACGTGTAAGACCAGGATCTGACGGATTGTTATTCCATCCATACCTGGCTGGTGAACGTGCGCCATTATGGAACCCAGACGTACGTGGCTCATTCTTCGGTTTAACAATGTCACATAAGAAAGAACATATGATTCGCGCAGCCCTAGAAGGAGTCATTTACAATTTGTACACCGTATTTTTAGCATTAACCGAATGTATGGACGGTCCTGTGACCCGAATTCAAGCTACTGGAGGCTTCGCAAGATCAGATGTTTGGCGGCAAATGATGTCTGACATATTCTCATCTGAAGTCGTCGTTCCAGAAAGCTACGAAAGTTCTTGTCTAGGGGCTTGTATTTTAGGCTTGTATGCCACCGGACAAATCCAGTCCTTTGAAGTCGTTTCTGAAATGATTGGCAGTACCAACAAACATACACCAAAAGAAGAAGCGACCAAGGAATATAGGAAATTGCTGCCCATTTTCATTAACCTATCCAGAGTATTAGAAGATGATTATACACGGATTTCCAATTATCAAAGAAGCTTAATTAAACACTAA
- a CDS encoding GntP family permease, which translates to MPLVIVAIGILALLVLIMGFKLNTFISLIIVSFGVALALGMPLEEIVKTIEAGLGGTLGHLALIFGLGAMLGKLIADSGGAQRIAMTLVDKFGEKNIQWAVVAASFIIGVALFFEVGLVLLIPIIFAISKELKVSILYLGIPMVAALSVTHGFLPPHPGPTVIAGEYGANLGEVLLYGFIIAIPTVILAGPVFTKLAKKLVPASFTKTGNIASLGEQKVFKSEETPGFGISVFTAMLPVILMSIATVITLLQKTMGFEDSSLLAAIRFIGDASTSMLISLLVAVYTMGIARKIPIKNVMASCTTAITHIGMMLLIIGGGGAFKQVLINGGVGDYVAELFNGTTLSPILLAWIIAAILRISLGSATVAALTTAGLVIPMLGQSDVNLALVVLATGAGSLIASHVNDAGFWMFKEYFGLSMKETFATWTLLETIISVAGLGFILVLSLFV; encoded by the coding sequence ATGCCATTAGTTATCGTAGCGATTGGAATTTTAGCATTATTAGTTTTAATAATGGGCTTCAAATTGAATACCTTTATTTCATTAATCATTGTATCGTTCGGCGTCGCTTTAGCACTTGGAATGCCATTAGAGGAAATTGTCAAAACCATCGAAGCCGGATTAGGCGGAACCCTTGGTCACTTAGCGTTAATCTTTGGACTTGGAGCGATGTTAGGTAAGTTGATCGCCGATTCTGGTGGTGCTCAACGAATTGCCATGACCCTCGTAGACAAATTTGGTGAAAAAAATATCCAATGGGCAGTCGTAGCTGCTTCATTCATTATCGGTGTGGCGTTATTTTTTGAAGTAGGATTAGTATTGTTAATTCCAATCATATTTGCCATTTCAAAAGAATTAAAAGTTTCTATTTTATATCTCGGGATTCCGATGGTTGCAGCTTTATCCGTAACACATGGTTTCTTACCTCCACATCCAGGGCCAACAGTTATTGCTGGTGAATATGGCGCGAACCTTGGTGAGGTTTTACTTTACGGTTTCATTATTGCCATTCCAACCGTTATTTTAGCTGGACCTGTATTTACTAAGCTTGCCAAAAAACTCGTACCTGCATCATTTACGAAAACCGGTAATATCGCCTCTTTAGGTGAACAAAAAGTATTTAAATCCGAGGAAACTCCGGGATTTGGTATCAGTGTATTTACTGCAATGCTTCCTGTTATTTTAATGTCTATTGCTACGGTTATTACTTTGCTTCAAAAAACAATGGGATTTGAAGATAGCAGTTTACTAGCAGCGATCCGTTTTATTGGTGATGCATCAACTTCCATGTTAATTTCCTTACTGGTAGCTGTCTACACCATGGGAATAGCACGAAAAATTCCAATCAAAAATGTAATGGCATCTTGTACAACGGCTATTACTCATATTGGGATGATGCTCTTAATCATTGGGGGTGGCGGAGCCTTCAAACAAGTACTGATTAATGGCGGCGTAGGTGACTATGTGGCTGAATTATTCAATGGAACTACATTATCACCCATCTTACTTGCCTGGATTATCGCTGCAATATTACGTATTTCCTTAGGTTCTGCAACTGTTGCAGCTTTAACAACCGCTGGTTTAGTTATTCCGATGTTAGGACAATCCGACGTTAATCTTGCTTTAGTTGTGCTTGCAACGGGAGCGGGTAGTTTAATAGCTTCACATGTTAACGATGCTGGTTTCTGGATGTTTAAAGAATATTTTGGTTTAAGCATGAAAGAAACATTTGCAACATGGACATTGCTTGAGACCATCATTTCTGTAGCTGGATTAGGATTTATTTTAGTACTAAGTTTATTCGTATAA
- the gnd gene encoding decarboxylating NADP(+)-dependent phosphogluconate dehydrogenase: MSNTIGVIGLGVMGRNIALNMAGKGEQVAVYNYTRDLTDDLVKKSEGHSIHPYYEIQNFVYSLKTPRKIFLMVTAGKPVDSVIGTLVPFLEAGDVIMDGGNSHYKDTERRYDELKSKGIGYLGIGISGGEVGALNGPSIMPGGDKNVYEKAASILTKIAAHVDGDPCCVYMGPKGSGHFVKMVHNGIEYADMQLIAETYTFLRKRLRLSVNEIADIFEIWNQGELKSYLIQITAEILRKKDDVTGLPLIDVILDKTGQKGTGKWTSIQAIDNGIPSSIITESLFARYISSLKEERVYAENILTGPGIDQRSLDKDVWIEYIRQAFYMGKICAYAQGFIQYKMTSELYGWNLPLKDIALIFRGGCIIRAEFLNVISETYQEQPNLANLLIAPYFAEKVKEYQKGLRKVVCEGINSGTSFPCLSASLTYYDSYRTGISNANLLQAQRDYFGAHTYERSDAAGSFHTNWQ; this comes from the coding sequence ATGTCCAACACAATTGGTGTCATTGGTTTAGGGGTAATGGGCCGTAATATCGCTTTAAATATGGCTGGTAAGGGTGAGCAAGTCGCTGTCTATAATTATACGAGGGATTTAACGGATGATCTTGTTAAAAAAAGTGAAGGTCACTCCATCCATCCCTACTACGAAATTCAAAATTTTGTTTACTCCTTAAAAACTCCAAGGAAAATCTTCCTTATGGTAACAGCGGGCAAACCGGTCGATTCGGTAATAGGTACATTAGTACCCTTCCTTGAAGCAGGCGATGTGATCATGGACGGTGGTAACTCCCATTACAAAGATACGGAACGTAGATATGATGAATTGAAGTCAAAAGGAATCGGTTATTTAGGAATCGGTATTTCCGGCGGCGAAGTTGGGGCTTTAAATGGACCTTCGATCATGCCTGGTGGAGATAAAAACGTATATGAAAAAGCAGCTTCTATTCTAACAAAAATAGCGGCCCACGTGGACGGAGACCCTTGTTGTGTTTATATGGGTCCAAAAGGTTCCGGTCACTTTGTAAAAATGGTACATAACGGAATCGAGTACGCAGATATGCAATTAATCGCAGAAACCTATACATTTTTAAGAAAAAGGTTACGTTTATCTGTGAATGAAATTGCTGATATCTTTGAAATATGGAATCAAGGGGAACTGAAAAGTTATTTAATCCAAATCACAGCAGAGATTTTACGGAAAAAGGATGATGTAACAGGCTTACCATTAATCGATGTGATTCTTGATAAAACAGGGCAAAAGGGCACAGGTAAATGGACAAGCATTCAAGCAATTGACAATGGGATTCCATCATCCATTATTACAGAGTCATTGTTTGCCCGTTACATCTCCTCTTTAAAAGAAGAACGAGTTTATGCAGAAAATATTCTAACAGGACCAGGGATTGATCAGCGAAGTTTAGATAAAGATGTGTGGATTGAGTACATTAGACAAGCTTTTTATATGGGTAAGATTTGTGCCTACGCGCAAGGATTTATACAATATAAAATGACTTCTGAACTTTACGGATGGAATTTACCTTTAAAGGATATAGCCCTTATTTTCCGTGGTGGTTGCATCATTCGTGCTGAATTCTTAAACGTAATTAGCGAAACATATCAAGAACAGCCGAATTTGGCTAATCTATTAATCGCCCCGTATTTTGCTGAAAAGGTTAAAGAGTATCAAAAAGGATTACGAAAAGTTGTCTGTGAGGGTATTAATTCTGGTACTTCGTTTCCATGTTTAAGTGCTTCACTTACTTATTACGATAGTTACCGGACAGGCATTTCGAATGCTAACCTTTTGCAAGCACAAAGGGATTATTTTGGTGCCCATACTTATGAACGAAGTGATGCAGCAGGGTCCTTTCACACAAACTGGCAGTGA